A single region of the Dehalococcoides mccartyi genome encodes:
- a CDS encoding class II glutamine amidotransferase, producing MRDLTRVSNSHSDSKVIDACSLFGMMDTSGGRFSGADLITAIGSMHDRGNGLGGGFAAYGIYPDFAEEYAFHIMFLSQQAKTETECFLESFFNLKYKEEVPTRDQQGITNPPIVWRYFASVSPEKCGKFIEEDYVVDRVMYINTCIDDAFVFSSGKNMGVFKGVGYPEDIGRFFRLEEYEGYLWTTHGRFPTNTKGWWGGAHPFCLLDWTVVHNGEISSYGINKRFLEQYGYKCTMETDTEVVAYAVDLLMRKHGLSIELAAKVMSAPLWNQIARLPEHERKIMTTLRQIYGGLLLNGPFTVIVAHTGEMIGMTDRIRLRPMVVGEYQSKLFISSEESAIRLVQPELDKVWLPVGGVPVVGSLKNPIKAQKEATAC from the coding sequence ATGAGAGACTTAACTAGAGTAAGCAATAGCCATTCGGACAGCAAGGTTATAGATGCCTGTTCGCTTTTCGGGATGATGGATACCTCCGGGGGGCGTTTCTCCGGGGCTGATTTGATTACTGCCATCGGCAGTATGCATGACCGTGGAAACGGTCTGGGCGGCGGCTTTGCCGCTTACGGAATTTACCCTGATTTTGCTGAAGAATACGCTTTCCATATCATGTTTCTCAGCCAGCAGGCTAAAACGGAAACAGAGTGTTTTCTGGAAAGCTTTTTTAATCTGAAATACAAGGAAGAAGTTCCTACCCGTGACCAGCAGGGAATTACCAACCCGCCCATTGTCTGGCGGTATTTTGCCTCGGTCAGCCCTGAAAAATGCGGCAAATTTATTGAAGAAGATTACGTGGTAGACCGCGTAATGTACATAAACACCTGCATAGATGATGCCTTTGTGTTCTCAAGCGGCAAAAACATGGGTGTCTTTAAGGGTGTGGGCTATCCTGAGGATATCGGGCGCTTTTTCCGCCTGGAAGAATACGAAGGTTATCTGTGGACTACTCATGGACGCTTTCCTACCAATACCAAAGGCTGGTGGGGAGGTGCTCACCCGTTCTGCCTGCTGGACTGGACAGTGGTGCATAACGGGGAGATTTCTTCCTATGGCATAAACAAGCGTTTTCTGGAGCAGTACGGATACAAATGCACTATGGAAACCGATACCGAAGTAGTAGCCTACGCGGTAGACCTGCTTATGCGTAAGCACGGTCTGTCTATTGAGCTGGCGGCTAAAGTAATGTCTGCGCCTCTCTGGAATCAGATAGCCCGTTTGCCGGAACACGAACGCAAGATTATGACTACTCTTCGCCAGATTTACGGCGGTTTGCTTTTAAATGGTCCGTTTACAGTCATTGTGGCCCATACCGGCGAAATGATAGGTATGACAGACCGTATACGTCTGCGACCCATGGTAGTGGGTGAATATCAGTCAAAGCTGTTTATTTCGTCAGAAGAGTCTGCTATCCGGTTGGTGCAACCGGAACTGGATAAAGTCTGGTTGCCCGTTGGCGGTGTTCCGGTAGTGGGCAGCTTGAAAAATCCCATCAAGGCGCAAAAGGAAGCTACTGCATGCTGA
- a CDS encoding 4Fe-4S dicluster domain-containing protein, which yields MKRVQIKEELCMGCGLCRVACQTEHSVSHDVIKAVKKENQKPRIRVERKGEISFSVPCRHCDEPWCAYSCISGAMTRDPITGIVSSDPERCIGCWTCIVACPNSALIKDKANHVILKCDLCGGKEIPACVANCPNEALGLVDG from the coding sequence ATGAAAAGGGTACAAATTAAAGAAGAACTTTGTATGGGCTGCGGCCTGTGCCGTGTAGCCTGTCAGACCGAACACTCAGTCTCCCATGACGTTATAAAGGCCGTCAAAAAGGAAAATCAGAAACCCAGAATACGGGTTGAACGCAAGGGTGAGATAAGTTTCTCCGTTCCCTGCCGTCACTGTGACGAGCCATGGTGCGCTTATTCCTGCATCAGCGGGGCTATGACCCGTGACCCTATAACGGGTATTGTGTCCAGTGATCCTGAAAGATGTATCGGCTGTTGGACATGCATTGTGGCCTGCCCGAACAGTGCTCTTATAAAAGACAAGGCAAACCATGTGATTCTCAAGTGTGATCTGTGCGGCGGTAAAGAAATACCCGCCTGTGTAGCTAACTGCCCAAATGAAGCCTTGGGGCTGGTTGACGGCTAA
- a CDS encoding NAD(P)/FAD-dependent oxidoreductase, with amino-acid sequence MKADYLIVGCSAGGIGAAEAIREVDRDGSIVIAGEEPYLAYSRPMIAKYLSGQKNVEKILFRRPEFYANNNITCLTDTKVEAVDTAAHEVSLSNGEKIGYGKLLLAPGGKPIVPLIDGSNKAGVFNFINMKDASLIDSYVKAENVKKAVIIGGGLIGMSAADALTKLGIEVDIIELKGHILNTILDEAAGKIAAQTVTSYGVKLNTGRTVSKVLGLHKVAGVELDNGHQIESQMLVIAIGVIPRTELFKAAGLEVNRGVVVNDNMRTSNPDVYACGDACESFDFIYNSRRVTPIWPNAYIGGRIAGYNMAGMVTTYHGGTVMNSLNYFGMDIATAGMSVLPPDASGLEVLSALTANGYKKLVLNEQGKIVGMLTLGETDTAGIIFGLMRDQSDVRPIKDNILNENFGLAYLPADSREEHLHGNTSGRVAPADFKH; translated from the coding sequence ATGAAAGCCGATTATTTGATTGTAGGATGTTCTGCCGGCGGTATAGGCGCGGCAGAGGCTATTCGGGAAGTGGACCGTGACGGTTCTATTGTCATAGCGGGGGAAGAGCCTTATCTGGCTTATTCGCGCCCCATGATAGCCAAGTATCTTTCCGGACAAAAAAACGTGGAAAAAATACTTTTCCGCCGTCCGGAATTTTATGCTAATAACAATATTACCTGTCTGACTGATACCAAAGTGGAAGCGGTGGATACTGCTGCCCATGAGGTCAGCCTTTCAAACGGGGAAAAGATTGGTTACGGCAAACTCTTGCTTGCCCCCGGCGGCAAACCCATTGTACCGCTGATTGACGGGTCAAACAAGGCGGGTGTTTTTAACTTTATAAACATGAAAGACGCCTCTTTGATAGACAGCTATGTAAAGGCCGAAAATGTAAAGAAGGCTGTTATCATAGGCGGTGGTCTTATTGGCATGAGTGCCGCGGATGCCCTCACTAAGCTGGGTATTGAAGTAGATATTATTGAGCTTAAAGGCCATATCCTGAATACTATTCTGGATGAAGCAGCCGGCAAGATAGCTGCTCAGACAGTTACTTCTTATGGTGTAAAATTGAACACCGGACGGACTGTGAGTAAAGTACTGGGTTTGCACAAGGTTGCCGGGGTGGAGCTGGACAACGGTCATCAGATAGAAAGCCAGATGCTGGTAATAGCCATCGGTGTTATTCCCCGGACAGAACTGTTTAAAGCCGCCGGTCTGGAAGTTAACCGCGGGGTGGTGGTAAATGACAATATGCGTACCAGCAACCCTGATGTATATGCCTGCGGTGATGCTTGTGAGTCTTTTGATTTTATCTATAACAGCCGCCGGGTTACTCCTATCTGGCCTAATGCTTATATAGGCGGGCGGATAGCCGGTTACAATATGGCCGGTATGGTTACCACCTATCACGGCGGTACAGTGATGAATTCTCTTAACTACTTCGGCATGGATATTGCCACTGCTGGTATGTCGGTATTGCCGCCGGATGCCAGTGGTCTTGAAGTTCTTTCGGCACTCACCGCCAACGGATACAAGAAACTGGTTTTAAATGAACAAGGCAAGATTGTGGGCATGCTGACCCTGGGCGAAACGGATACCGCCGGTATTATATTCGGCCTTATGCGTGACCAGAGTGATGTACGCCCCATTAAAGATAACATACTTAATGAGAATTTTGGTCTGGCCTATCTGCCGGCTGACAGCCGTGAAGAACACCTTCATGGCAATACTTCGGGCAGGGTAGCCCCGGCTGATTTCAAGCATTAG
- the hisH gene encoding imidazole glycerol phosphate synthase subunit HisH produces the protein MIALVDYGGGNLKSVANAIYALGYEFTLTSDPKELLSAQAVILPGVGAAADTVAGLKAKGLDEAIKELVKRDIPLLAICVGMQVLFDSTEEGNKAKCLGILKGKVKRLPDGVKIPQMGWNQLKQRVSHPIFEGIPDGADFYFVHSYYASPADKHIIGATTDYGVDFCSLVISKRLIATQFHPEKSGSYGLKLYQNFFKMALGDKK, from the coding sequence ATGATTGCGCTTGTTGATTACGGAGGGGGTAACCTAAAGAGTGTGGCGAATGCCATATATGCTTTGGGATATGAGTTTACCCTGACTTCAGACCCAAAGGAGCTTCTTTCTGCTCAGGCAGTTATCCTGCCCGGAGTGGGTGCGGCGGCTGATACGGTTGCCGGGCTGAAGGCAAAGGGGCTGGATGAAGCTATAAAAGAGCTGGTAAAGAGAGATATCCCCCTGCTGGCTATATGCGTGGGTATGCAGGTGCTTTTTGACTCCACCGAAGAGGGGAATAAAGCAAAGTGTCTTGGTATTTTGAAAGGCAAAGTAAAACGCCTGCCTGACGGGGTAAAGATACCCCAGATGGGTTGGAATCAGCTCAAGCAGCGGGTTTCACACCCCATATTTGAGGGTATACCTGACGGGGCTGATTTTTATTTTGTCCACAGTTATTATGCCAGCCCTGCTGACAAACATATTATAGGGGCAACCACAGACTACGGAGTGGATTTTTGCAGTCTGGTTATCAGTAAACGCCTTATCGCTACCCAGTTCCATCCGGAAAAGAGCGGTAGCTACGGCTTAAAGTTATATCAAAACTTTTTTAAGATGGCTCTGGGAGATAAAAAATGA